The genomic window CTTCCCAAAGTCATCTCGACTTTCCCAGTCTTTAACAGAGAATGTTCTTAAGGGAGATATTGACACCCAACAGAGCAGCCCTTTTGGAGGGGGTTTGGGGGACGCAACCGTCACCCAATGGGGGTTTGGGGGGCTTCCCCCCAATGTCTTTCTGACTTGCCTTAGTCTTTCATCTCATTGAAAACCCCTATATTTGCTAGAAATCTACGCCTCGCTTCAGTTCTACCCCTTGATTGGCGTAATGCTTGTGACAAAACACCTCGGAGTGAACGCTGGCGAGGTCAAAGTAGGCCGGGATATTATGACACCGGCCTGTGATAATAATTTCTGTGTCTCGCGGTTTACGCAGCAAAGCTTCCACAATCGGTTCCACCGGCAGCAGTTCTAAATCGACGGTGGGGTTGAGTTCATCGAGGATAATCGTTTTGTAGAGTCCAGACGCCATCGCAGCTCTAGCAATTTCCCAGCCTCTTTCTGCTTCTACATAGTCGAGTTCTTGTTGCTGTCCCCGCCAGACAATCGCATCTCGTCCACACCGCTGGTGATCGACTAAGTTAGGATAAATTTGCTGTAAGGCAGCGATGGCAGCGTCTTCCGTGTAGCCGCTCCCGCCTTTGAGCCATTGCATAATTAAGACGCGGTGGGATTTATCTTGACTGATGCCTCTGCCAATCGCTTGCAAGGCTTTGCCTAGGGCACTTGTGGATTTGCCTTTGCCAGCGCCGGTGTAAATTTCAATGCCTTCTATGCCGTGTTCTTCAGCGCTTTTGTGGTAGTGGGGTTTCATTTCGGAGTGCAGATCGGCAATCTCCAGTAAAGCTGCCGGTGCCGAGCGACCTGTGGCGATAATTTCTAAGTGCTCTGGTTTATGCTTGAGAGTGTGGATAACTTCATCCACCGGCAGCAAGCCTAAATCGAGGACGGGATTGAGTTCATCTAGCACCACAACTGAATACAAACCAGAGGCAATAGCACCTTTTGCGACATCCCAACCGCGTTGCGCTTCCAGCCGATCAAAGCGAGTAATTTCATCAGGGCCAAAAAATTCTGCTCTGCCGGTGCGAACTTGATCGATCAGATGGGGGAAACCTCGTTGCAACGCTTCTATCGCTCCGTCTTCATCGTAGTCTCGCTCTGGCCCTTTAAGGAAGCGCAACAGCAGAACTCGAGTCGTCTGGGACGTGTTGATACCTAAGCCAATTGAGCGCAAAACTACGCCCAGTGCTGCTTGAGATTTTCCCTTGCCGGCTCCGTCG from Microcoleus sp. FACHB-672 includes these protein-coding regions:
- a CDS encoding cob(I)yrinic acid a,c-diamide adenosyltransferase: MTRIGIGIRTAQARQERIVGQIHVYDGAGKGKSQAALGVVLRSIGLGINTSQTTRVLLLRFLKGPERDYDEDGAIEALQRGFPHLIDQVRTGRAEFFGPDEITRFDRLEAQRGWDVAKGAIASGLYSVVVLDELNPVLDLGLLPVDEVIHTLKHKPEHLEIIATGRSAPAALLEIADLHSEMKPHYHKSAEEHGIEGIEIYTGAGKGKSTSALGKALQAIGRGISQDKSHRVLIMQWLKGGSGYTEDAAIAALQQIYPNLVDHQRCGRDAIVWRGQQQELDYVEAERGWEIARAAMASGLYKTIILDELNPTVDLELLPVEPIVEALLRKPRDTEIIITGRCHNIPAYFDLASVHSEVFCHKHYANQGVELKRGVDF